Proteins encoded by one window of Lathyrus oleraceus cultivar Zhongwan6 chromosome 1, CAAS_Psat_ZW6_1.0, whole genome shotgun sequence:
- the LOC127135060 gene encoding uncharacterized protein LOC127135060, with protein MSKMINILLLIMCLVINSTSYRDHGMQSGLKDEDLELERQLNILNKSPIKSFHIKSGYIVDCIDINKQPAFDHPLLKNHKLQRKPIFERNITERRIQNSSEKSRFILETVRCPQGTQGTVPIRRTTKNDLIQGKYLFNAENLTQNSALNHFARLNLKHVSAPYYGASGTTSVWNPKVYKGQSSSGNLYVLNGEGDNLNKISIGWHVSPLLYNNGETHLYSFWASGKNGCFNMLCKGFIQVDRTFYLGSHISKTSTYGGDIYEVRLQISKDNTGNWWLKVRDKDIGYFPAALFSILYEADQVGWGGYTVTPAGTTSPAMGSGYYPDEDVTHASYFKFIKYLNIIREHYDPFPFMVDSYNDAPKCYGLTNYEDKRKDLGYFFQFGGPGGNCRS; from the exons ATGTCAAAAATGATCAATATCTTATTATTGATTATGTGTTTGGTGATTAATAGTACTAGCTATAGAGATCATGGTATGCAGAGTGGGCTGAAAGATGAAGATTTGGAATTGGAGAGGCAACTAAATATCCTTAACAAATCTCCTATAAAGAGTTTTCAT ATAAAATCAGGATATATAGTCGATTGTATTGATATTAACAAACAACCTGCTTTTGATCATCCTTTATTGAAAAATCACAAGTTGCAG AGAAAACCAATTTTTGAAAGAAATATTACTGAAAGAAGAATTCAAAATTCATCAGAAAAGTCTAGATTCATTCTTGAGACAGTTAGGTGTCCTCAAGGAACTCAAGGAACAGTTCCTATCCGAAGAACAACAAAAAATGATTTAATTCAAGGCAAATATCTATTCAATGCTGAAAATCTAACTCAAAATAGTGCCCTTAATCAT TTTGCTCGACTGAATCTTAAACACGTAAGTGCTCCTTACTATGGAGCTAGTGGAACTACTAGTGTTTGGAATCCAAAAGTTTATAAGGGTCAATCAAGTAGCGGTAACTTATATGTTCTAAATGGAGAAGGAGATAATCTTAATAAAATTTCGATTGGATGGCAT GTGTCTCCGCTATTATATAATAATGGTGAAACTCATTTATACTCGTTCTGGGCG TCAGGTAAAAATGGATGTTTCAACATGTTGTGCAAGGGTTTCATTCAAGTTGACCGAACATTTTATTTGGGTTCACATATATCTAAGACATCTACCTATGGAGGAGATATTTACGAAGTTCGGCTCCAAATTTCTAAG GATAATACGGGCAATTGGTGGTTAAAAGTTAGAGATAAAGATATTGGATATTTTCCCGCAGCTTTATTCTCCATCTTGTACGAAGCTGATCAAGTAGGATGGGGTGGATATACAGTTACTCCTGCGGGTACTACTAGTCCTGCAATGGGTTCCGGATATTATCCTGATGAAGACGTCACTCATGCATCTTATTTTAAGTTTATTAAATATCTAAATATAATTAGAGAGCATTACGATCCTTTTCCATTTATGGTAGATAGCTACAATGATGCTCCTAAATGCTATGGACTTACAAACTATGAAGATAAGAGAAAGGATTTAGGATATTTTTTTCAATTTGGTGGACCGGGTGGTAATTGTAGAAGTTGA